One region of Nitrospirota bacterium genomic DNA includes:
- a CDS encoding metal-dependent transcriptional regulator: MLWSMREGGLKRYAELIERVGDKNAPETIKKMEKAGLIAVDNDMLEFKEKGEGRARDITRRHRLAERLLYDVFELDMEESEHAACEFEHILSPAVTDSVCSFLGHPPTCPHGKLIPRGDCCSKYSRELKPLVIRLNDLEVGSRGRIVFIVPSETSRLDRLSSLGIVPGSIVRLKQRRPSFVLEVEETTVAIDSSIAEEIYVKKY, translated from the coding sequence ATGCTCTGGAGTATGAGAGAGGGAGGCTTGAAAAGGTACGCTGAATTAATCGAGAGAGTCGGTGATAAAAATGCCCCTGAGACCATAAAAAAAATGGAGAAGGCAGGGCTTATTGCTGTAGATAATGACATGCTGGAATTTAAAGAAAAAGGGGAGGGCAGGGCAAGGGACATCACCAGGAGGCACCGCCTTGCTGAAAGACTTCTTTACGATGTCTTTGAGCTCGATATGGAAGAGAGTGAACATGCAGCATGCGAGTTCGAACACATACTGTCGCCTGCTGTTACTGACAGTGTTTGCTCCTTCCTCGGCCACCCGCCAACATGCCCACATGGCAAGCTGATTCCGAGGGGTGATTGCTGTTCAAAATACAGCCGTGAGTTAAAACCTCTGGTTATCAGGCTTAATGACCTCGAGGTTGGCTCCAGGGGAAGGATTGTGTTTATAGTTCCATCTGAGACTTCAAGGCTTGACCGCCTCTCATCCCTCGGCATAGTCCCTGGCAGTATTGTAAGGTTAAAACAAAGAAGACCTTCCTTTGTCCTGGAGGTAGAGGAAACCACTGTGGCCATTGACTCTTCTATTGCAGAAGAGATTTATGTGAAAAAGTATTGA